From one Rhodanobacteraceae bacterium genomic stretch:
- a CDS encoding fibronectin type III domain-containing protein yields the protein MALKRGVVAAIATGVGLLGGIVGADAGVPAAHVYHNHMPNFWPFYGVNVQATYDATAVGAPIRYSYDGQVIALKQSPPPGYSYFLPPALGGGIMPHDDLVAYYSHHAKTGAYMGWPMQVAGELQNWSGGRGQIHVTMSGAVINNVQSLNQLQNVPGYNNPNWGQGWASTWNALRTQNNQRTLDTIHFTGHHTMGPLVGPDYFLKELIYQNATLAQPYFLGGSYVSSKGFFPTELGFSPRLVPTLAKLGIQWSVLGNNHYSRTLKDYPYATYDANGDTLTSPPNRADLRNSSNTGSWVALGMAHEQQVVVNKFPFASTPHWVRHVDPATGAVTQVAGIPVSQNGSWLEGWDGSTTVDELVPYQALEPRQFYVIAHDGDNSSGRAGSLDTWQAGYHTTCSGQGYCLGIDEYLRQFPIPANDIAHVQDGSWIDTRDSSSDPTWYHWRLPMLIWKGQFSEFNRVSGMNLAPKRNLRGVEEGATVSLEYGWHYLERNFALLQAALNYAKTAEQVWLDANPNYWQPTTVLDQQITHPGNQLNPWMLSFPVKGNSANNYAGGANPAELAWYFLLPAMDSGFGYYDENQDDSVKPTLAFNNSLAFSKPYVQARLAQDRTGPSVWWPQRYPYNPGSVNASKAEGWTVQHYSRDFALYTYAFDVSGIASARAMVRVHSGNGIDESDDTYKVYDPAALAGRPGLNITPSKVGAWRAVPLQMRDLRPQMNGVDWIRTTKDTLQVVPAQEIGNLYYAYLSDYRNQYLDYYIEMTDTRGNVTRSEIQQVYVGAGTYRATASGSGFVEDPAGTVQGVYPFLVVDSTPPTIPGTPAATLRTDRSIALAWTPSSDNVGVTAYQVFRGGALVGTVGSPAFTDTGLAASTSYSYQVLAVDAAGNQSARSAVLNASTQAPDTLPPGAPGTPVASAISSSSVQLDWTAASDNYGVAQYLVLRNGVQVATANGLRYSDTSLAPSTTYVYAIRAQDAAGNSGAQSGTRSVTTLAGNVAEVYYRTPAGWTQANIHYAPAGGAWTAVPGVAMADACAGWKRHSVNLGAATALQAVFNNGAGTWDNRGGANYPLGSGIQVVSNGAISSGVSPCAPDTSAPTAPANASASAIDANSVRVQWQASSDNVGVAAYRVYRGATQVASVTSGLSYVDNGLAAATSYSYTVRAIDAAGNLSSASNAASVSTPPPADTQAPTVPANLVASNIGTTSATLSWSASTDNVAVATYLVLRGGVQVASTAATSWSDSGLAPGTTYSYTVRAQDAVGNTSAASAPRTLTTSAGNTATIYHRIPSGWSATNVHYAPGGGSWTAVPGVPMDPACSGWKMQTVALGAATSLQAVFNNGSGSWDNNGGNNYQLTPGISAVQNGTVSKSNPCSGGDTQAPSVPTGLTRGAVSAASVALSWTASSDNVGVTGYDVYRGGARIGSTAATSYSDTTVAASTSYSYTVRAFDAVGNASAASTALAVTTPAPGCQVSFTIANAGTVYGQNVYVVGNQPALGNWSPGAGFALTIQGSGANVPWSGTLTLPAGTAIQYKYVKWNGATAAWEGAHPTASGNREFTTPASCSGTVIRNDGSFRF from the coding sequence ATGGCGCTGAAACGCGGGGTGGTCGCTGCAATCGCAACGGGCGTGGGCTTGCTGGGAGGAATCGTGGGCGCGGATGCGGGGGTTCCCGCCGCCCACGTCTACCACAACCACATGCCGAACTTCTGGCCGTTCTACGGGGTGAACGTCCAGGCGACCTACGACGCGACGGCGGTGGGGGCGCCGATCCGCTACAGCTACGACGGCCAGGTGATCGCGCTCAAGCAGTCGCCGCCACCGGGCTACAGCTATTTCCTGCCACCGGCGCTGGGCGGCGGGATCATGCCGCACGACGACCTGGTGGCCTACTACAGCCACCACGCCAAGACCGGCGCCTACATGGGCTGGCCGATGCAGGTGGCCGGCGAGTTACAGAACTGGTCCGGCGGACGCGGGCAGATCCACGTGACCATGTCCGGCGCCGTGATCAACAACGTGCAGAGCCTGAACCAGCTGCAGAACGTGCCTGGCTACAACAACCCCAACTGGGGCCAGGGCTGGGCCAGCACCTGGAACGCGCTGCGCACGCAGAACAACCAGCGCACCCTGGATACCATCCATTTCACCGGCCATCACACGATGGGTCCGCTGGTCGGGCCGGACTACTTCCTCAAGGAACTGATCTACCAGAACGCGACCCTGGCCCAGCCCTATTTCCTCGGCGGCAGCTATGTCTCGTCGAAGGGGTTTTTCCCGACCGAACTGGGCTTCTCGCCGCGCCTGGTGCCGACACTCGCGAAGCTCGGCATCCAGTGGTCGGTGCTCGGCAACAATCACTATTCGCGCACGCTCAAGGACTATCCCTACGCCACCTACGATGCGAACGGCGACACCCTGACCTCACCCCCGAACCGGGCGGACCTGCGCAACAGCAGCAACACCGGGAGCTGGGTGGCCCTGGGCATGGCCCACGAGCAGCAGGTGGTGGTGAACAAATTCCCCTTCGCATCGACCCCGCACTGGGTGCGCCATGTCGATCCGGCAACCGGCGCCGTCACCCAGGTGGCGGGCATCCCGGTGAGCCAGAACGGCTCATGGCTGGAAGGCTGGGACGGCAGTACCACAGTCGACGAACTGGTGCCCTACCAGGCGCTGGAGCCGCGCCAGTTCTACGTGATCGCCCACGATGGCGACAATTCCAGCGGCCGCGCCGGCTCCCTGGACACCTGGCAGGCGGGTTACCACACCACCTGCAGCGGTCAGGGTTATTGCCTGGGCATCGACGAGTACCTGCGCCAGTTCCCGATCCCGGCGAACGACATCGCGCATGTGCAGGACGGCTCCTGGATCGACACCCGCGATTCCTCCTCCGATCCCACCTGGTACCACTGGCGCCTGCCGATGCTGATCTGGAAGGGCCAGTTCTCCGAGTTCAATCGCGTGAGCGGCATGAACCTGGCGCCCAAGCGCAATTTGCGCGGGGTCGAGGAAGGCGCGACGGTGTCGCTGGAGTACGGCTGGCACTACCTGGAGCGCAACTTCGCCCTGCTGCAGGCGGCGCTGAATTACGCGAAAACAGCCGAACAAGTCTGGCTGGACGCCAATCCCAACTATTGGCAGCCGACCACCGTCCTCGACCAGCAGATCACCCACCCAGGCAACCAGCTGAACCCGTGGATGCTCTCCTTCCCGGTGAAAGGCAATTCCGCGAACAACTACGCCGGCGGCGCGAATCCGGCAGAACTCGCCTGGTACTTCCTGCTGCCGGCGATGGACTCGGGCTTCGGTTACTACGACGAGAACCAGGACGACAGCGTCAAGCCCACACTCGCTTTCAACAACTCGCTGGCCTTCTCGAAGCCCTATGTGCAGGCGCGGCTGGCGCAGGACCGCACCGGCCCTTCCGTCTGGTGGCCGCAGCGCTATCCCTACAACCCGGGCTCGGTCAACGCGTCCAAGGCCGAAGGCTGGACCGTGCAGCACTACAGCCGCGATTTCGCGCTCTACACCTACGCCTTCGACGTCTCCGGGATCGCCTCGGCGCGCGCCATGGTGCGCGTGCACAGCGGCAACGGCATCGATGAGTCCGACGACACCTACAAGGTCTACGACCCGGCCGCGCTGGCCGGGCGTCCGGGGCTCAACATCACCCCCAGCAAGGTGGGTGCCTGGCGCGCAGTGCCGCTGCAAATGCGCGACCTGCGCCCGCAGATGAACGGTGTCGACTGGATCCGCACCACCAAGGACACCCTGCAGGTGGTGCCGGCACAGGAGATCGGCAACCTCTACTACGCCTACCTCTCCGACTACCGCAACCAGTACCTCGATTACTACATCGAGATGACCGACACCCGCGGCAACGTCACCCGTTCGGAGATCCAGCAGGTGTATGTCGGCGCCGGCACCTATCGCGCGACCGCCAGCGGATCCGGTTTTGTCGAGGACCCTGCCGGCACGGTGCAAGGTGTCTATCCCTTCCTGGTGGTCGACAGCACGCCGCCGACAATTCCGGGAACGCCGGCCGCGACGCTGCGGACCGATCGTTCGATCGCGCTGGCCTGGACACCTTCGAGCGACAACGTGGGCGTGACCGCCTACCAGGTGTTCCGCGGCGGTGCCCTGGTCGGCACGGTCGGCAGTCCGGCATTCACCGACACCGGCCTCGCCGCATCCACCAGCTACAGCTACCAGGTGCTGGCGGTGGACGCGGCCGGCAACCAGTCCGCGCGCAGCGCCGTGCTGAACGCCAGCACCCAGGCGCCGGACACGCTGCCGCCGGGCGCGCCCGGTACGCCGGTGGCTTCGGCCATCAGCTCAAGCTCGGTGCAACTGGACTGGACGGCGGCCAGCGACAATTACGGCGTGGCGCAATACCTGGTGCTGCGCAATGGCGTGCAGGTGGCCACCGCGAACGGCCTGCGCTACAGCGACACCTCGCTGGCGCCGTCGACCACCTATGTCTACGCGATCCGCGCCCAGGACGCCGCCGGCAACAGCGGCGCGCAGAGCGGCACGCGCTCGGTGACGACATTGGCGGGCAATGTCGCCGAGGTCTACTATCGCACGCCGGCCGGCTGGACCCAGGCCAACATCCATTACGCACCGGCTGGCGGCGCGTGGACTGCGGTCCCGGGCGTGGCGATGGCCGATGCCTGCGCCGGCTGGAAGCGCCACAGCGTCAACCTCGGCGCGGCCACCGCGCTGCAGGCGGTGTTCAACAATGGCGCCGGCACCTGGGACAACCGCGGCGGCGCCAACTACCCCTTGGGCAGCGGCATCCAGGTGGTCTCGAACGGCGCGATCAGCAGCGGCGTGAGCCCGTGTGCGCCGGATACCAGCGCGCCCACCGCCCCGGCGAATGCCAGCGCCAGCGCGATCGACGCCAACAGCGTGCGCGTGCAGTGGCAGGCGTCGAGCGACAACGTCGGCGTGGCGGCCTACCGCGTCTACCGCGGCGCCACTCAGGTGGCCAGCGTGACCAGTGGACTCAGCTATGTCGACAACGGCCTGGCTGCGGCCACCAGCTACAGCTACACGGTGCGCGCCATCGACGCGGCAGGAAACCTGTCTTCCGCCAGCAATGCCGCTAGCGTGAGCACCCCGCCCCCGGCCGACACCCAGGCGCCAACCGTGCCGGCCAACCTCGTCGCCAGCAACATCGGAACCACCAGCGCGACGCTGAGCTGGAGCGCGTCGACCGACAATGTCGCGGTGGCCACCTACCTGGTGCTGCGCGGCGGGGTGCAGGTCGCCAGCACGGCGGCGACCAGCTGGAGCGACTCCGGCCTGGCGCCCGGCACGACCTACAGCTACACCGTCCGCGCGCAGGACGCGGTCGGCAACACATCGGCCGCCAGCGCGCCACGCACCCTGACCACCTCGGCCGGCAACACCGCGACGATCTACCACCGGATACCGAGCGGCTGGAGCGCGACCAATGTGCACTACGCGCCGGGCGGCGGGAGTTGGACCGCGGTGCCCGGCGTGCCGATGGATCCGGCCTGCAGCGGCTGGAAGATGCAGACCGTGGCGCTCGGCGCCGCGACCAGTCTGCAGGCGGTGTTCAACAACGGCAGCGGCAGCTGGGACAACAACGGCGGCAACAACTACCAGCTCACGCCGGGGATCTCTGCGGTGCAGAACGGCACTGTCAGCAAGTCCAATCCCTGCAGCGGCGGCGACACCCAGGCGCCGAGCGTGCCCACCGGCCTGACGCGCGGTGCGGTGAGCGCCGCGAGCGTGGCGCTGTCCTGGACCGCATCCAGCGACAACGTCGGGGTCACCGGCTACGACGTCTACCGCGGCGGTGCCCGCATCGGCAGCACGGCGGCGACCAGTTACAGCGACACCACGGTCGCGGCCAGCACCAGCTACAGCTACACCGTGCGCGCCTTCGACGCCGTCGGAAACGCCTCGGCGGCCAGCACTGCGTTGGCGGTGACCACGCCCGCGCCCGGTTGCCAGGTCAGTTTCACCATCGCCAACGCCGGCACCGTCTATGGCCAGAACGTCTATGTCGTCGGCAACCAGCCTGCCCTCGGCAACTGGAGCCCCGGCGCAGGTTTCGCGCTGACCATCCAGGGCAGCGGCGCCAATGTGCCTTGGTCCGGCACGCTGACGCTGCCCGCAGGCACCGCGATCCAGTACAAGTACGTCAAGTGGAACGGAGCGACCGCCGCCTGGGAGGGCGCGCACCCGACCGCCAGCGGCAACCGCGAGTTCACCACTCCGGCCAGTTGCAGCGGCACGGTGATCCGCAACGACGGCAGCTTCCGCTTCTGA